One window of the Candidatus Chryseobacterium colombiense genome contains the following:
- a CDS encoding electron transfer flavoprotein subunit alpha/FixB family protein: MAVFVYAENINGVYKKAAFEAVAYAKAIADQAGETVTAISVNPTDSSDLLYKYGASNVINIKDEGLKNFSAKAYAQAVSEVANGNIIVFPHTTDASSIAPMLAIMNGHSLITNAIAAPESLSPFQVKRRSFSGKGFMHAKAEGTGVIITVSQNAFGVKENAVSGSEEVKNLSVANEDTKVISHEQSSGKLDLKEAEIVVSAGRGLKGPENWGMIEELANVLGAATACSKPVSDIGWRPHTEHVGQTGKAISPNLYIAVGISGAIQHLAGVNSSKTIVVINSDAEAPFFKSADYGVVGDAFQIIPALTEKIKALKG; the protein is encoded by the coding sequence ATGGCAGTATTCGTATACGCAGAAAATATAAACGGAGTTTACAAAAAAGCGGCTTTTGAAGCTGTTGCTTATGCTAAAGCGATCGCAGATCAGGCTGGTGAAACAGTTACGGCGATCTCCGTAAACCCAACGGATTCTTCAGATTTATTATACAAATATGGAGCTTCAAATGTAATCAACATCAAAGACGAAGGTCTTAAAAATTTTTCAGCTAAAGCTTATGCACAGGCTGTAAGTGAAGTGGCAAACGGAAATATCATCGTTTTCCCTCATACCACAGATGCTTCTTCTATCGCTCCTATGCTGGCGATCATGAACGGACATTCTTTAATCACTAATGCAATTGCTGCTCCGGAAAGTCTTTCTCCATTTCAGGTGAAAAGAAGATCTTTCTCTGGAAAAGGGTTCATGCATGCAAAAGCTGAAGGGACAGGAGTTATCATTACAGTTTCCCAAAATGCTTTTGGTGTTAAAGAAAACGCTGTTTCAGGTTCTGAAGAAGTGAAAAATCTTTCAGTAGCTAATGAAGATACTAAAGTAATTTCTCATGAACAAAGCTCTGGAAAATTAGACTTAAAAGAAGCTGAAATCGTAGTTTCTGCGGGAAGAGGATTGAAAGGTCCTGAAAACTGGGGAATGATCGAAGAGTTGGCCAATGTTTTAGGAGCTGCTACAGCTTGTTCTAAGCCAGTTTCAGATATCGGATGGAGACCTCACACAGAACACGTGGGACAGACAGGTAAAGCAATTTCTCCAAATCTTTATATTGCAGTAGGGATCTCCGGAGCGATTCAGCATTTAGCTGGTGTTAACTCTTCTAAAACTATCGTAGTAATCAACAGTGATGCAGAAGCGCCGTTCTTCAAGTCAGCTGACTACGGTGTAGTAGGAGATGCTTTCCAGATTATTCCTGCTTTGACGGAGAAAATTAAAGCATTAAAAGGATAA
- the udk gene encoding uridine kinase yields MLVIGIAGGTGSGKTTVVDKIIQQLDIEGMNILSQDNYYHDNHNLTLAEREALNYDHPKSIDFDLLIKHVKALKNNEPIEQPIYSFVTHGRTGDHVTVEPKNVLVVEGILVLTNKELLKEFDLKVFVHADSDERLIRRIRRDTQERGRDLNEVLHRYQTTLKPMHQEFIEPSKNEADLIIPNMKQNSVAIDFLTTVIKNSLRKH; encoded by the coding sequence ATGCTTGTAATAGGAATTGCAGGAGGTACAGGATCCGGCAAAACTACGGTTGTTGATAAGATCATTCAGCAGCTTGACATCGAAGGAATGAATATCCTTTCACAGGACAATTACTATCATGATAATCATAATCTTACATTAGCGGAAAGAGAAGCTTTAAATTATGATCATCCCAAATCCATCGATTTTGATCTGTTGATAAAACATGTGAAGGCTTTAAAAAACAATGAACCGATCGAACAGCCGATCTATAGTTTTGTAACCCATGGAAGAACCGGAGATCATGTAACTGTAGAACCTAAAAATGTATTGGTTGTAGAAGGAATTTTGGTACTTACCAACAAAGAACTACTGAAAGAGTTTGATTTAAAAGTATTCGTTCATGCAGATTCCGATGAAAGACTGATCAGGAGGATCAGGAGGGATACTCAGGAAAGAGGAAGAGATCTGAATGAAGTACTGCACCGTTATCAGACCACTTTGAAGCCGATGCATCAGGAATTTATTGAGCCTTCAAAAAATGAAGCAGATTTAATTATCCCGAATATGAAGCAAAATTCCGTAGCGATTGATTTTTTAACTACTGTTATTAAAAATTCGTTGAGAAAACATTAA
- a CDS encoding suppressor of fused domain protein codes for MKFIILSINLIGQQERHLYKYKNYMTPIEKYLEHLDNIFQQEPEFYNNDSLIEGIKGVTSIVYRDIPEKGFITAITYGLSLVKHPDWKLGRAELCISVESENLDWGIVSGFIANQLRGKSAFCYGETINFGEQISEDSEMDAFLIFSPCTLDKKEDYLDINIGTDYKINIAGLHPIYSEEIEVYNQIGLKEFWFHPDFDIYNVKRKKIKI; via the coding sequence ATGAAATTTATAATATTATCAATCAACTTGATTGGGCAACAGGAGCGGCATTTATATAAATACAAAAACTATATGACACCAATTGAAAAATATCTTGAGCATTTAGATAACATCTTTCAACAAGAACCTGAATTTTATAATAATGACAGTCTAATTGAAGGCATTAAAGGTGTGACTTCAATTGTTTACAGAGATATTCCCGAAAAAGGTTTTATAACAGCAATTACTTATGGATTATCACTTGTAAAACATCCTGATTGGAAATTAGGAAGAGCAGAATTATGCATTTCTGTCGAGTCTGAAAATTTAGATTGGGGGATTGTATCCGGCTTTATTGCCAATCAACTTAGAGGAAAATCAGCATTTTGTTATGGAGAAACAATCAATTTTGGCGAACAAATAAGTGAAGATTCTGAAATGGATGCTTTCTTAATATTTTCCCCCTGCACTTTAGATAAAAAAGAAGATTACTTAGATATCAATATTGGAACAGATTACAAAATCAATATTGCAGGTCTTCACCCAATTTATTCTGAAGAAATCGAAGTTTACAATCAAATAGGTTTAAAAGAATTTTGGTTTCATCCGGATTTTGACATTTATAATGTGAAAAGAAAAAAAATCAAAATATAA
- a CDS encoding septum formation initiator family protein, whose protein sequence is MKENKLIKDIQPKSETFKLIQKYVLNKYTLTICLFLVWMIFFDKTSFLVINELNGEISKYEDQLQYYKTEYEKNDAFYKKLMNNKSEKEKYARENYFMKKPNEEIFILVVDSTKAKK, encoded by the coding sequence ATGAAAGAAAACAAACTTATTAAAGACATTCAGCCAAAATCTGAGACATTTAAGCTTATTCAAAAATATGTTTTGAATAAATATACCCTTACCATTTGTCTGTTTCTGGTTTGGATGATTTTCTTTGATAAAACTTCGTTCTTGGTGATTAATGAACTGAATGGGGAAATCAGCAAGTACGAAGATCAGCTTCAATATTATAAAACCGAATATGAAAAAAATGATGCGTTTTATAAAAAATTGATGAATAATAAATCTGAAAAAGAAAAATACGCAAGAGAAAATTATTTTATGAAAAAACCGAATGAAGAGATCTTTATTTTGGTGGTCGATAGCACAAAGGCGAAAAAATAA
- a CDS encoding DinB family protein — MKEKLIDLFEYTYHFNREMIKVIAENLEKTDEKTVSLINHTLNAQQIWNSRVLNEKPFEVWQVNPFENLNEINRQNFEKSMRIVEDSNLDKAITYQNSRGATFENTIFEMLFQAINHSTYHRGQINAQLKQKGIEPVLTDYIFYKR; from the coding sequence ATGAAAGAAAAACTAATTGATTTATTTGAATATACCTACCATTTTAATAGAGAAATGATAAAAGTGATTGCTGAAAATCTTGAAAAAACAGATGAAAAGACAGTCAGCTTAATCAATCATACTTTAAATGCTCAACAAATCTGGAACTCAAGAGTTTTAAATGAAAAACCATTTGAAGTTTGGCAGGTTAATCCTTTTGAAAATTTAAATGAAATCAACCGACAGAATTTTGAAAAAAGTATGAGAATTGTTGAAGATTCTAATTTAGACAAAGCAATAACATATCAAAATTCAAGAGGAGCAACATTTGAGAATACTATTTTTGAAATGCTTTTTCAGGCGATCAATCATTCTACATATCATAGAGGGCAAATAAATGCTCAATTAAAACAAAAAGGAATAGAGCCTGTATTAACGGATTATATTTTTTATAAAAGATAA
- a CDS encoding methylmalonyl-CoA mutase family protein, with protein MSNTAWENLVKKQLKTEDIYSILTKENLEGIQVKPFYDSVQKPLVNLPKIEESTHLVARYHESLEEDVFAFILDQNVENLEQKTIFVNNVDLAGHISPKEEDQYFSLIDVFDEKESVINDQLVKELLAKEFKRNICVDISLHQNAGAAIYQQLGIALGKTKELVEIYGAEILNKLIFRIAIGGNYFFEMAKLRAFKMVFNQLSKEYGLDEIPYIFAETSLRNKAVSDNENNLIRSTLELASAMIGGADAVFSNNYLVDRSTENSEEISFKQQIVLAYESIINVFEDASNGSYYVEDVTQQIAEKSWALFIEIEEAGGYLELLKQGIIQKKIYDHAFEEQRWIEEGKIKLIGVNLYPKLDVKKSIDELYNQREIKAVRWAEMFE; from the coding sequence ATGTCAAATACAGCCTGGGAAAATCTAGTAAAGAAACAACTTAAAACAGAAGATATTTATTCTATTCTTACCAAAGAAAATCTGGAAGGAATCCAAGTGAAACCTTTCTATGATTCGGTACAGAAACCTTTGGTAAACCTGCCAAAAATAGAGGAAAGTACACATTTGGTGGCAAGATATCACGAAAGTCTGGAAGAAGATGTTTTTGCATTTATTTTAGATCAAAATGTAGAAAATCTGGAACAGAAAACAATTTTTGTTAATAATGTTGATTTGGCAGGACATATCAGTCCAAAAGAAGAAGATCAGTATTTTTCTTTAATTGATGTATTTGATGAAAAAGAATCAGTAATCAATGATCAGCTGGTAAAAGAGTTGTTGGCAAAAGAATTTAAAAGAAATATCTGTGTAGATATATCTCTTCATCAAAATGCCGGAGCAGCTATATATCAGCAACTGGGTATTGCTTTGGGCAAAACAAAAGAATTGGTTGAAATATACGGAGCTGAAATCCTAAATAAACTGATTTTCAGAATTGCTATCGGAGGAAATTATTTCTTTGAAATGGCAAAATTGAGAGCTTTTAAAATGGTTTTCAATCAATTATCAAAGGAATATGGGTTAGATGAAATTCCGTACATTTTTGCGGAGACTTCACTGAGAAATAAAGCGGTTTCGGATAATGAAAATAACCTGATCCGTTCGACGTTGGAACTGGCTTCCGCAATGATTGGAGGAGCTGATGCGGTTTTCAGTAATAATTATCTGGTTGACCGAAGCACTGAAAATTCAGAAGAAATTTCTTTCAAACAACAGATTGTTTTGGCTTACGAAAGTATTATCAATGTATTTGAAGATGCTTCCAATGGAAGTTACTACGTGGAAGATGTTACACAGCAAATCGCTGAAAAATCTTGGGCTTTATTCATAGAAATTGAAGAAGCGGGCGGTTATTTAGAACTTTTAAAGCAAGGCATTATTCAAAAGAAAATCTACGATCACGCTTTTGAAGAACAAAGATGGATAGAAGAAGGAAAAATAAAATTGATTGGAGTCAACTTATATCCAAAATTAGACGTTAAAAAATCTATTGACGAATTATATAATCAACGCGAAATAAAAGCTGTTCGTTGGGCTGAAATGTTTGAGTAA
- a CDS encoding dipeptidase, translated as MQETLNYINENKQRFVDELFELLRIPSISADPVYKDDVLKCAEVVATHLKNAGADNVEVCQTKGYPIVFGEKFLDESLPTVLVYGHYDVQPADPLELWTKPPFEPYIEKTPLHPEGAIFARGSADDKGQFFMHLKAFEAMMKTNTLPCNVKFILEGEEEVGSVSLGDFVNENKEKLSCGCILISDTHIYSNEQPTVTTGLRGLSYVEVEIEGPNRDLHSGLYGGAVPNPIHVLSRMIAKLIDEDGRITIDGFYDNVETVSDADRADMNKLKDNPEEFKQSIGLNGVEGEKGYTTLERTSIRPTLDCNGIWGGYTGEGAKTVIPSKASAKISMRLVPYQTPEEITEKFTKYFEKIAPDNVKVKITPYHGGMPYVLPTDTKEFLAAKQAMESSFGKEVLPYRGGGSIPITAMFEQVLGAKSVLMGFGLDSDAIHSPNEHYGLFNFYKGIESIPLFFENYAK; from the coding sequence ATGCAAGAGACATTAAATTACATCAACGAAAACAAACAACGTTTCGTAGATGAATTATTTGAGTTATTGAGAATTCCTTCTATTTCTGCAGATCCTGTGTATAAAGATGACGTTTTAAAATGTGCAGAGGTAGTGGCAACACACCTTAAAAATGCTGGAGCGGATAATGTAGAAGTTTGCCAGACAAAAGGATATCCTATTGTTTTTGGGGAAAAATTTTTAGATGAAAGTTTACCAACGGTTTTGGTGTATGGACATTACGATGTTCAGCCAGCTGATCCATTAGAATTATGGACAAAACCACCTTTTGAACCATATATTGAAAAAACTCCGCTTCATCCGGAAGGAGCTATTTTTGCAAGAGGTTCTGCAGATGATAAAGGACAGTTTTTCATGCATTTAAAAGCTTTTGAAGCCATGATGAAGACTAATACTTTGCCTTGTAATGTTAAATTTATTTTGGAAGGAGAAGAAGAGGTTGGTTCTGTAAGCTTAGGGGATTTCGTTAATGAAAATAAAGAGAAATTATCTTGCGGCTGTATCCTGATTTCGGATACTCATATTTATAGTAACGAACAGCCTACCGTTACAACAGGATTAAGAGGGCTAAGTTATGTAGAAGTAGAAATTGAAGGGCCAAACAGGGATTTGCATTCAGGACTATACGGAGGGGCGGTTCCAAACCCGATTCATGTGCTTTCAAGAATGATTGCTAAGTTGATTGATGAAGATGGTCGTATTACAATCGACGGGTTTTATGATAATGTAGAAACTGTTTCTGATGCCGACAGAGCAGATATGAATAAGTTGAAAGACAACCCTGAAGAATTCAAACAATCTATAGGATTAAATGGAGTAGAAGGTGAAAAAGGCTACACAACGCTTGAAAGAACATCTATCCGTCCAACTTTGGATTGTAATGGTATTTGGGGAGGCTATACAGGTGAAGGCGCCAAAACAGTTATTCCTTCTAAAGCTTCTGCAAAAATATCAATGCGTTTGGTTCCTTATCAGACTCCGGAAGAAATCACAGAAAAATTCACAAAATATTTTGAGAAAATTGCTCCTGATAATGTAAAAGTTAAAATTACACCCTATCACGGAGGAATGCCTTACGTATTGCCAACAGATACAAAAGAATTCTTAGCCGCAAAACAGGCAATGGAATCTTCATTCGGAAAAGAAGTTCTTCCATACAGAGGGGGCGGAAGTATTCCTATTACGGCCATGTTTGAGCAGGTTTTAGGCGCTAAATCTGTCTTGATGGGATTTGGGTTAGATTCTGACGCGATCCATTCTCCAAATGAACATTACGGACTTTTCAATTTTTATAAAGGAATTGAAAGTATCCCTTTGTTTTTTGAGAATTATGCGAAATGA
- a CDS encoding class I SAM-dependent methyltransferase — MSKEILKEEVQKYINANLNTDLHSLLLKKSPFSDVSMQEIVQQIKGKQVARKKFPFLLKEGIVFPPQLNLEQSSSEKTALYKSEILKGKKFIDLTSGFGIDAYYLSANFDEVTLVEQNAELLEIVKNNWTVLGKKAKFINRKLEDFLNENEERFDVIYLDPARRDNNKNKVFLLEDLSPNILEIQEKLLSIADEIVIKLSPLIDLKYLVSVLQNIARIDIIALKNDVKEVVVFLSGKASREIVCNCVNLESEEPAVTFKFGEEEDAHSEYAEPEKFIYIPNNSILKAGIFNLISEKFKVKKLHPNTHLYTSGEKIEEFPGRILETEIIDNKHIKKKSQFNIISKNYPLKPEEIKKKYSLKDGGESYLIFTQSKKGKIIIKSV; from the coding sequence GTGAGTAAAGAAATTCTAAAAGAAGAGGTTCAAAAATATATCAATGCAAATCTAAATACGGATTTGCATTCCTTATTATTGAAAAAATCTCCGTTTTCTGATGTTTCTATGCAGGAAATCGTTCAGCAGATCAAAGGAAAGCAGGTCGCAAGGAAAAAGTTTCCGTTCTTATTGAAAGAAGGAATTGTTTTTCCGCCACAACTCAATTTAGAACAATCATCCTCAGAGAAAACAGCTCTTTATAAATCTGAAATTTTAAAAGGAAAAAAGTTTATTGATCTTACGAGCGGTTTTGGGATTGATGCTTATTATCTGTCTGCAAATTTTGATGAGGTTACTTTAGTAGAGCAAAATGCCGAACTTTTGGAAATAGTTAAGAACAATTGGACTGTTTTAGGGAAAAAAGCAAAATTTATCAATCGTAAACTGGAAGATTTCCTTAATGAAAATGAGGAAAGGTTTGATGTGATTTACTTAGACCCTGCACGAAGAGATAACAATAAAAACAAAGTGTTTTTGCTGGAGGATCTCTCACCAAATATTCTTGAAATTCAGGAAAAACTGCTTTCGATTGCTGATGAGATTGTTATCAAACTGTCTCCGCTTATCGATTTGAAATATCTTGTTTCTGTTTTACAAAATATTGCCAGAATTGATATTATTGCATTAAAAAATGATGTAAAAGAAGTGGTTGTTTTCTTATCGGGTAAAGCTTCCAGAGAGATTGTCTGTAATTGTGTAAATTTAGAAAGTGAAGAGCCTGCGGTTACATTTAAATTTGGGGAAGAAGAAGATGCTCACTCAGAATATGCTGAACCTGAAAAGTTTATCTATATTCCCAACAATTCAATTTTGAAGGCGGGAATATTTAATTTGATTTCGGAAAAATTTAAAGTAAAAAAGCTTCATCCGAACACACATCTTTATACTTCAGGTGAAAAAATAGAAGAATTTCCGGGAAGAATTTTAGAGACTGAAATTATTGATAATAAACATATTAAGAAGAAAAGCCAGTTTAATATTATTTCAAAAAACTATCCCTTAAAACCGGAAGAAATAAAGAAGAAATACAGTTTAAAAGACGGTGGTGAAAGTTATCTTATTTTTACACAATCCAAAAAAGGAAAAATAATAATAAAATCAGTATAA
- a CDS encoding T9SS type A sorting domain-containing protein, translated as MRKILFLSTLFSVCFTLSAQTIVTENFNSLTLGNLATDLTGATAGQGGYYIYGGAVTDYQIAAIDATHGNSLRLTSGNNYSATANTYNRFAFKSITPVTPTSGNNIVKGSIDIYTGPATGAGRVSVDLYDATSGIVGVGYDYATKKIIGKGRLTLISTGVSSYYSITLTQTNTYPANTWVTVSFTYDKTTGAYSWITPEGTFTFSNTSYSLSPGLDPVEYDFISSTLTGNTVANIAGVDNLSLQYISSASLGVQDVKVIKNVEVSVFPNPTSDILNIQTDSKINAVSVVDLTGRKLGVKLEGNRVNVQNLPSGTYLINIETKDGVSTEKFIKK; from the coding sequence ATGAGAAAAATTTTATTTTTGAGTACGCTATTTTCAGTATGTTTTACATTGTCTGCACAAACAATTGTTACTGAGAATTTCAATTCACTTACATTAGGTAATTTAGCCACAGATCTTACAGGTGCAACAGCTGGGCAAGGAGGCTATTATATTTATGGTGGTGCTGTTACAGACTATCAAATAGCTGCTATAGATGCGACCCACGGTAATTCTTTACGATTAACTAGTGGTAATAATTATAGCGCTACAGCAAATACCTATAACAGATTTGCATTTAAAAGTATAACTCCTGTTACACCAACTTCAGGTAATAATATCGTTAAAGGGTCCATTGATATTTATACGGGACCTGCTACTGGCGCTGGAAGAGTATCTGTAGATCTGTATGATGCAACGAGTGGTATTGTAGGAGTAGGATATGATTACGCAACTAAAAAAATTATAGGAAAAGGGAGGTTGACGCTAATTTCAACGGGAGTAAGTTCGTATTATTCTATTACTTTGACTCAAACGAATACTTATCCGGCAAATACCTGGGTTACGGTCTCTTTCACATATGATAAAACAACTGGCGCTTACTCATGGATTACTCCAGAGGGTACGTTTACTTTCTCAAATACTTCATACAGTTTAAGCCCTGGATTAGACCCTGTTGAATATGACTTTATTTCTTCAACATTGACAGGCAATACTGTCGCTAATATTGCAGGTGTTGATAACCTTAGTTTACAATATATAAGTAGTGCATCATTAGGTGTTCAAGATGTTAAAGTTATTAAAAATGTTGAAGTATCAGTATTTCCAAATCCAACTTCAGATATTTTAAATATCCAGACAGATTCTAAAATCAATGCAGTTTCTGTTGTAGATCTTACGGGAAGAAAGCTAGGTGTTAAATTAGAAGGAAATAGAGTGAATGTGCAAAATTTACCTTCTGGAACCTATTTAATAAATATTGAAACAAAAGATGGAGTTTCTACTGAGAAATTCATTAAAAAATAA
- a CDS encoding SDR family oxidoreductase, with the protein MIENKVVYITGGTKGIGFGIAKILLENGVSVAFSGRKRDDVEKAEQDLKQISQNVLGIVSDVRSLESESEAVKYIKEKFGRLDFVIANAGLGIFKPVDELSAEEWNEMIETNLTGVFYTLKASVEELKKTEGYYITISSLAGANFFENGTGYNASKFGVVGFTQAAMIDLRKYNIKSTVIMPGSVATHFNGNTPSEKDAWKIQPEDMGNLVLDILKMNPRVLPSKIEFRASQPGK; encoded by the coding sequence ATGATAGAAAATAAAGTAGTATATATTACAGGAGGAACGAAAGGAATAGGTTTCGGGATTGCAAAAATTTTGCTTGAAAATGGAGTTTCAGTAGCATTTTCAGGAAGAAAAAGAGATGATGTTGAAAAAGCGGAACAGGATTTAAAACAGATTTCCCAAAATGTTTTAGGAATTGTTTCCGATGTAAGAAGTCTTGAAAGTGAAAGTGAGGCTGTAAAATACATAAAAGAAAAATTCGGGAGACTGGATTTTGTGATTGCAAACGCAGGACTTGGAATTTTTAAACCTGTAGATGAACTTTCTGCCGAAGAATGGAATGAGATGATCGAAACGAATTTAACGGGAGTTTTTTACACTTTAAAAGCTTCTGTAGAAGAACTGAAAAAGACAGAAGGTTATTATATTACCATCTCAAGTTTGGCAGGAGCAAATTTCTTTGAAAATGGGACGGGATATAATGCTTCAAAATTTGGTGTTGTAGGATTTACACAGGCTGCAATGATTGATTTAAGAAAATACAATATTAAATCAACGGTAATTATGCCGGGTTCAGTTGCTACCCATTTCAATGGAAATACTCCTTCGGAAAAAGATGCCTGGAAGATTCAGCCGGAAGATATGGGGAATTTGGTATTGGATATTTTAAAAATGAATCCCAGAGTTTTGCCCAGTAAGATCGAATTTAGGGCATCTCAACCCGGTAAATAA
- a CDS encoding VOC family protein: MEIKNIDHLVLTVADIEKSIEFYTQILGFEVVTFGDNRKALTFGNQKINLHQKGKEFEPKADHPTPGSADLCFISKTDIDDVLEELQQKNIEITEGIVDRTGALGKIKSVYFRDPDLNLIEVSNYL; this comes from the coding sequence ATGGAAATCAAAAATATAGATCATCTTGTATTAACGGTTGCTGATATTGAAAAATCGATAGAGTTTTATACTCAGATTTTAGGTTTTGAAGTCGTTACTTTTGGAGATAACAGAAAAGCGCTCACTTTCGGAAATCAAAAAATCAATCTTCACCAAAAAGGAAAAGAGTTTGAACCTAAAGCAGATCACCCTACTCCTGGTTCAGCAGATTTATGTTTCATTTCCAAAACAGATATTGATGATGTTCTAGAAGAATTACAGCAGAAAAACATTGAAATCACAGAAGGAATTGTTGACAGAACGGGAGCATTGGGAAAAATAAAATCAGTATATTTCAGAGATCCGGATTTGAATTTGATTGAAGTAAGTAATTATTTATAA
- a CDS encoding Lrp/AsnC family transcriptional regulator: MERLDEKDLQLLRILQKNAKLTVKELAKEVNLSASPVFERMKRLEQEGYIKHYAAVLEAEKLNRGFTVFCQVKLKIHDRSVGNQFVEDIVQIDEVAECYNISGDFDFLLKVQVRDMKHYQDFVFNKLGSVDSIGSTHSTFVMAEVKNIHGVNI, from the coding sequence GTGGAAAGACTGGATGAAAAGGATCTTCAGCTGCTGAGAATCCTTCAAAAAAATGCAAAACTAACGGTAAAAGAGTTGGCGAAAGAAGTTAACCTATCCGCTTCTCCTGTTTTTGAACGGATGAAGAGACTGGAGCAGGAAGGGTATATTAAACATTATGCTGCCGTTCTGGAAGCTGAAAAACTGAACCGTGGTTTTACCGTTTTTTGTCAGGTAAAATTAAAAATACATGACCGTTCTGTCGGAAATCAATTTGTTGAAGATATTGTACAGATTGATGAAGTCGCGGAATGCTATAATATCTCCGGGGATTTTGATTTTCTGCTGAAAGTGCAGGTAAGAGATATGAAGCACTATCAGGATTTTGTTTTTAATAAATTAGGCTCTGTAGATTCTATCGGGAGCACACATAGTACTTTTGTGATGGCGGAAGTAAAGAATATTCATGGGGTAAATATTTGA
- a CDS encoding electron transfer flavoprotein subunit beta/FixA family protein yields MKILVCISSVPDTTSKINFTADKSAFDKNGIQWVINPLDEFALTKAVKLQESQGATVTVINVGDAATEPVVRKALAIGANDAVRVNLDPKDSYSTAKEIAAVAQNGGYDLILCGKESIDYNGGSVPGMVAQLLNQPFVNASVGLDVNGSEATAVREIEGGKETISVKLPAVIAGQKGLVDEKDLIIPNMRGIMSARTKPLQVVEPTSSEVKVQGVSYDSVPPRAAVKLVSPDNLDELVRLLHEEAKVI; encoded by the coding sequence ATGAAAATATTAGTTTGTATTAGTAGTGTTCCGGATACTACTTCCAAAATTAACTTTACAGCAGACAAATCTGCTTTCGACAAAAATGGAATTCAGTGGGTAATTAATCCATTAGATGAATTTGCATTAACAAAAGCGGTTAAACTTCAGGAATCTCAAGGAGCTACTGTAACGGTAATCAACGTGGGGGATGCTGCTACAGAACCCGTTGTAAGGAAAGCTTTGGCAATCGGAGCAAACGATGCGGTAAGAGTAAACTTAGATCCGAAAGACAGCTATTCTACAGCAAAAGAAATTGCTGCTGTTGCCCAAAACGGAGGATATGATTTAATTCTTTGTGGTAAAGAATCAATCGACTATAATGGAGGTTCTGTTCCGGGAATGGTAGCTCAGTTACTAAACCAGCCTTTCGTAAACGCATCTGTAGGTCTTGATGTAAACGGAAGTGAGGCTACTGCAGTAAGAGAAATTGAAGGTGGTAAAGAAACTATTTCTGTAAAATTACCGGCTGTTATTGCTGGACAGAAGGGATTAGTGGATGAAAAAGATTTGATCATTCCTAACATGAGAGGAATTATGTCTGCAAGAACAAAACCTTTGCAGGTTGTTGAGCCTACTTCTTCTGAAGTGAAGGTGCAGGGAGTTTCTTATGACAGCGTTCCGCCAAGAGCTGCTGTGAAATTGGTTTCTCCGGATAATTTGGATGAATTGGTGAGATTACTTCACGAAGAAGCGAAAGTAATCTAA